The sequence TGCACGGCCGGCGTCGCCATCGACTGGAATGCCTATCTCGGCCTCCTGAAGCCCAAGGGCAGCATGGTCGTGGTCGGCGCACCGGAGCACCCGATTCCAGTTCACGCTTTCGCGCTGATCGTCGGCGCGAGGAACCTGTCGGGCTCGATGATCGGTTCGATCAAGGAAACCCAGGAAATGCTGGATTTCTGCGGCGAGCACAATATCGTCTCCGAAATCGAGACGATCAACATCCAGGACGTCAACGAAGCCTATGAACGCGTGCTGAAGAGCGACGTGCGTTATCGCTTCGTCATCGACATGGCATCGCTCGACGCGTGAGTCTTGGATTGGGGCAAACCCGCCCCATCCGCACGCCGTCACCCCGGACTAGATCCGGGGTCCAGCCAGCCCAAGTCCTTGGGCTGAAAAACTCTTCTCGCCGCGCAGACGCGCGGCGGCTGGATGCCGGATCAAGTCCGGCATGACGGAGGAGTAGTCTGGCGCAGCTGTCATAACGCAAGGGCGGGAAGCCATGCTTCCCGCCCTTGTCCTTTGCCCGCCCGGCCCTCAGGCCTCATCCTTCAGCGTCTCTTTCTGGGTAATCAGCCGCGCACTGTGCTGGCCGCTCAGATAAATCCACAGCCAGCTCCACGCCACGGCAAGCCGCGAACGCGTTCCGATCAGGAAGTAGATATGGGCAAGGCCCCAGATCCACCACGCCAGCACGCCCTTGAGCTTGAACCTGCCGAAATCGATCACCGCCGCGCGTTTGCCGATGGTGGCGAGATTGCCCTGATGGCTGTAGCGGAAGGGTGCCGGCGATGGTTTGCCGTCGAGCCGCGCCCTGATGACCTTTGCAACATAAGCGCCCTGCTGTTTTGCCGCGGGCGCAATGCCCGGCACCGGCTTGCCGTTTTCCTGATTGACGGCGGCCGTATCGCCGATGACGAAGATATCGGCATCGTCTTGCAGATTGAGATGAGGTCCGACGATGGCGCGCCCCGCCCGGTCGGCGGCAGCGTTGAGCCATTTCGCGGCAGGCGACGCTTGCACCCCGGCGGCCCAGACTACAGTGCGGCAGGGATAATAGGTCTCGCCCACCGTCACGCCTTCATCGCTGCAAGCCGTCACCGGCGTACCAAGCAGAACCTCGACACCGAGCTTTTCAAGCGCTTCCTTGGCATAGGCAGAAAGATCCTCGGTGAAAACCGGCAGGACGCGCGGGCCGGCCTCGACAAGCAGCACGCGGGTCTGCCGGGTGTCGACATTGCGGAATTCCGCCGGCAG comes from Rhizobium rhizogenes and encodes:
- a CDS encoding NAD(P)/FAD-dependent oxidoreductase is translated as MQEHHVVVVGGGFGGLQLVHGLEGAPVRITLIDRRNHHLFQPLLYQVATTALATSEIAWPIRHLYRDRKEVTTLLAEVTGIDRAARTVHLNSGEAIHFDTLVLATGARHAYFGRDEWERSAPGLKTLEDATTIRRRLLLAFERAELATSEDERQAQLTFVIIGAGPTGVEMAGMIAELAHKALPAEFRNVDTRQTRVLLVEAGPRVLPVFTEDLSAYAKEALEKLGVEVLLGTPVTACSDEGVTVGETYYPCRTVVWAAGVQASPAAKWLNAAADRAGRAIVGPHLNLQDDADIFVIGDTAAVNQENGKPVPGIAPAAKQQGAYVAKVIRARLDGKPSPAPFRYSHQGNLATIGKRAAVIDFGRFKLKGVLAWWIWGLAHIYFLIGTRSRLAVAWSWLWIYLSGQHSARLITQKETLKDEA